TGGTGGCTATTGATCACCTTCAACCACCGGTGGCCACCGTTGACCCTCCGCATGACCGACTGTCGGGCTGTTGACCACCTTCAACCACCGTTGGCAACCGTTGACCCATAGGACCATTGACCACCGGCGGCCACCATTGACCGGCAGTCAACCACCCTTGACCGGTGTTGACTTTTTGTTCATTAACTTTTGGGTGGACTGTGTGTAATATTAAAGCTTAACCTTTAAGATGATGTTAAATCTTGTCCCTTAGATCAAAATTGAATGGTGGGGAttggttctcaccgttctcaagataagccccgttctcaccggaactctacccttattattattattattattattattattattattattattattattattattattattattattattattattattattattattattattattattattattattattattattattattattattatattttttaataatattattaataatattattattactattactattactattactattactattactattactattactattactattactattactattactattactattactattactattactattactattactattactattactattactattactattactattactattactattactactactactaatattaatattaatattattattattattattattattattactattactactattttttttttattattactattactactattatttttattattatttttattatttttattatttttattattaatattattattattattattattattattattattattattattattattattattattgttattattattattattattattattattagggttttttgataactactaccTTTGTATTACCAAGTTCtaagaactactaccaaaataattttcgcttaaaaactactaccaataagtttgaatttttttaaaaacactaccaaatctcatccaaactcaataaaacacaatctcagccatttatttttgaatttccatCCTAAGTTGTTAATTTTATCCCCTAAACTAGTTAATTTGATGAAATTTAAGCAACTTTTTTACCTTAATTACGTTAGATAGGTGAATTAGATGAAACTAATTTAAAGTGATTTTCCTCCAAAATGATTGGCAAACGATAGTATTGGTAATATTAAAGGTATAAAGTTTACACCTTAAgatgaaaattcaaaaataaatggttaaaattgtgttttattgggtttggatgagatttggtagtgtttttaaaaaaaatcaaacttacaGGTAGTAGTTTTTAAACGAAAATTATTTCGGTAGTAGTTCTTAAAACCGTGTAGTATAAAggtagtagttatcaaaaaaccttattattattattattactattattattatttttttttttatttttttttattattattataaaaggatgcgcgcagctttcattaaaaggaaaataaaagtttacatgaaattggtggggagccgagaaacaatctgagctcccacacccttagcaaccgcaaagctaagtctagtaaaaatgtaagcggccacccgagcccccgcatcctgagataccgagaatttatggatccgcttgagcaaggcaacagcatccgaacccagctccccaagtgaagagaaagagaaaggaaggaaaccataacccgctgccgcacaaaaatccccgtacttagcacacttacgctgagcagcatcggcgacaacccggccaggcacaaaatccgtcatcccagtctgagtcaaaggaaaagaccctgtcaagtcaacgcacacatcacggcctctatcccaagaataaagcaacaaatccgcaggacgaagagagccaccatgcccatcaaccaaaccgatatcaacctcctttcccgagAATACGGATCTATAACGGATGTCGAAAAGAGTTTcccggacgaggttatgccgatgtttaacgcccacagtaccagtacaagaaacagcgtggtccacaaaaacatcctcagcaaaaacccgagagcaagcaggacagggcctagataccgtgaataacggaacacccagacgatacccaagcacactgcGGTAAGttctcccgttcatagtctgacccaaccccgagataggaaccgcacctaaccaatcagaggagtgagaaccctgctgagactgccataaagcaagctggcgtggtgtcaaagagaaaacagactctgaggcagcagcaaccgtcgcgaaatgtctgccaatttcttcattattattattattattattattattattattattattattattattattattattattattattattattattattattattattattttattattattattattattattattattattattattattattattattattattattattattattattattattattattattattattattattattagattagcaCTTTAGGATATTTATACACTACACCCTCATTTATTTTTAACACATACATTACACACTACCAATTAGATTAGTTAGTCTATTTTACTCTCTTATTTCGTAAGACAAGAACCCTAGAATATTTTCCTCCCTCAATATTTCTTcaaaaaagttgtaatctttctttaattctAGTTTAATTACTCTCTAGTTTATCCaagttcttctcttttaattAGCTTACATTTAGTATTGGGTTGTAATAAATGGAAGACAAGAAAAATTCATCTCTTTTATCAATCCAAGTTCATTACTTTCCTATTAGGTTGTATAATTCTCATCTGTTTTTTATATTTACTTAATTAGTTTACATTAATTGTCTTAGTTGTTTGTTATTCATTCAAAGTAGCAATCTTTATCATGTTTGCTTGTGTATTATTGCACTTTGTTGTTGATTTCCCACCCATGAAAATGTGTGAGTAGTTTTTCCTAGGGCTTTGGGGGGATATTGGGTTGTTAATGGGTGTGAATTTGGGTTATTAACATATAGATTTGGGTGGTTTGTTGGTCTTCACTTTCCTGCACACGTAGTGTTTGTAGGAATGTTTGAACGAAAGTTTGAACCTTTTTCTCACAAGTTTGGCTTATCTTGGTGCCCTTTGCTATTGGATGACCTATCTTGGTGCTTAGGCTGTTACAAAGTCGATGTGTTATGTGTGTGATGAGTTTATCTTAAAAGAATGAAAATTTGTTAAGGAacttaaggtgactaagaaattaggcGTAAACCCTTGACCATTGTTATAACCCATATCTTGTTTTAACCTTGTTTCATGCTCTATTACCCAAGTGAATCCAAAGGCTCTAGTTTTTCCCATCTTTGATAAATTACACTTTATCTTAACTTATTTTCATAtctagtttgcatattagtttatAATCAACCACCTCTTTTATTTGTTTAGGCTAAATTGAGACTTGAACGACCTAGGTAGAAACCCCCgccatccttgtggttcgaccccgataaatactattattattattattattattattattattattattattattattattattattattattattattattattattattattattattattattgttaatattaatattattattattaatattattattattgttattattattattcttattattaatatttttatttttttaataataatattattattattaatattattattattattattattaatattttatttttttattttgtttaataataataatattattattattattattactactactactactactactactactactactactactactactactattattattattactattactactattatttttattatttttattattattagtactattactattactactattatttttattattatttttttggaGAAAGGTCAGCAATTCTCATTAACAAAAGGGAAGCGAAAGATTACATCTCGTCCTACTAACTTACATAAACAATATATAAGAAAGAAACCTCAACCTATGAGCAAGCTAAGGAGTTGATCAGTATCAACCCCGCGATTCCAGGCATAAAATCGGACATACACCTCATATTTTATCCTAGCTAGAATCTGAGCAGGTGTATGCCTCACACCTTTAAAAATCCTAGCATTGCGCTCCTGCCAAATGTGATGAATGGTAGCAGCAAGCGCACAACAAGCTATCTTCTTTTTCCAAAGCTTCCCACCACATAGAGCCAGCTTATAAAGCTCATGCTTCAAGCTCAGAACCCGTCTAGTAACTCCTTGCCAAACCAAAACCTCCTGTAGGATTCCATTTGAGAAAGGATAGACAAAAAATAAATGCTGAGTATTCTCATCAGCAGCTCTGTAGCAGAGGGTACACCTATTCACTATGGCCATTCCCCTCTTACAAATATTGTCCACAGTAGCAAGCCCCTGCTGGACAGCCAAAGTGGCAGTGAAAGCATGCTTAGGAATAACAATAGAGTCTAGAATGGGACGCATCCATTTGGGTTCAGGATGCACACCATGGAAACATTTATAAGCCTCGTGGAGAGGAAACTTGTTCATAACCATCCAAGTGTGGAAGCAATGTCTAGCTGCTCCTGGAGACCCTATTTTCTGGACAAATTCATCTCCGATTCTTAGAATTTGAGCCCAAAGAGGAGAAACACAGGAAGCAGCATCCAGATCCCAGCAAGATTTGAGCTTGAATATATAGAGAGTGGAACATTGCATCCAGATTGATATATTTTTATAACAGAGTTTCCAGAACATCTGCAGCAACAATGCTTTGTTCCAACTGAGCACTTCCCTTATATCCATTCCACCTTGTTGACGAGACCTACAAACTTTGTTCCAACTAAAGAAATACATACGCCTGTTAGCAGCAGAGCCCCAAAGAAACTTCCTGCATTCAGTCTCCAGTGCTTTGACAACTTCTTTAGGTAAGAGCAAACTGGCACACCAATACGCCTCAATGCCAAAAATAACAGAGTTTAGTAAATTCACCTTGCCAGCATAGGAGAGTTGAAGACTGGTCCAGTGCCCCAATTTGCTAGTGATTTTTGCAAGGAGAGGTTGAAGAAGGTCCCTAGTGAGCCTGGAGGAGTGTAGGGGAATCCCAAGGTACTTGAAGGGGAAAGTATCTTCAACATACCCAGTATCACCAATGATCAAGGACTTCACATCAGTCCTAACCCCAGCAAAGTATATGTTTGTCTTGCTAGAATTAGGAACCAATCCAGAGTAATTAGAAAAAAAGATTCAGACAATGCTTTACAGCCTGCACAGaaggtatttttattattattattattattattattattattattattattattattattattattattattattattattattattattattattattattattattattattattattattattattattattattattattattatttacacTACACCCTCATTTATTTTTAACACATACACGACACACTACCAATTAGATTAGTTAGTCTATTTTACTCTCTTATTTCGTAAGACAAGAACCCTAGAATATTTTTCTCCCTCAATATTTCTTcaaaaaagttgtaatctttctttaattctAGTTTAATTACTCTCTAGTTTATCCAAGTTCATCTCTtttaattagtttacatttagtttTGGGTTGTAATAaatggaagacaagaagaaattcatctCCTTTATCAATCCAAGTTCATTACTTTCCTATTAGGTTATATAATTCTCATCTTTTTTTTATATTTACTTAATTAGTTTACATTAATTGTCTTAGTTGTTTGTTATTCATTCAAAGTAGCAATCTTTATCATGTTTGCTTGTGTATTGTTGCACTCTGTTGTTGATTTCCCACCCATGAAAATGTGTGAGTAGTTTTATCTATGGCTTAGGGGGATCTTGGGCTGTCAATGGATGTGAATTTGGGTTATTAACATATAGATTTGGGTGGGTTGTTGGTCTTCACTTTCATGCACACGTAGTGTTTGTAGGAATGTTTGAATGAAAGTTTGAACCTTTTCCTCACAAGTTTGGCTTATCTTGGTGCCCTTTGCTATTGGATGACCTATCTATGGTCCTTAGGCTATTACAAACTCGATGTGTTATGTACGTGATGAGTTTATCTTAACCGAATGAAAATTTGATAAGGAACTTAAGGTGACTATGAAATTAGGCGTAAACCCTTGACCATTGTTAT
The Silene latifolia isolate original U9 population chromosome 11, ASM4854445v1, whole genome shotgun sequence genome window above contains:
- the LOC141613955 gene encoding uncharacterized protein LOC141613955, giving the protein MADGPRFRLHLNVAKIEVFWPIKDPQSRLPGVFPPSIARPLRGVTVLGGSSADLQAKFLRPSGIVDAGPSFDDALQVFSDNTGLVLLALSKTNIYFAGVRTDVKSLIIGDTGYVEDTFPFKYLGIPLHSSRLTRDLLQPLLAKITSKLGHWTSLQLSYAGKVNLLNSVIFGIEAYWCASLLLPKEVVKALETECRKFLWGSAANRRMYFFSWNKVCRSRQQGGMDIREVLSWNKALLLQMFWKLCYKNISIWMQCSTLYIFKLKSCWDLDAASCVSPLWAQILRIGDEFVQKIGSPGAARHCFHTWMVMNKFPLHEAYKCFHGVHPEPKWMRPILDSIVIPKHAFTATLAVQQGLATVDNICKRGMAIVNRCTLCYRAADENTQHLFFVYPFSNGILQEVLVWQGVTRRVLSLKHELYKLALCGGKLWKKKIACCALAATIHHIWQERNARIFKGVRHTPAQILARIKYEVYVRFYAWNRGVDTDQLLSLLIG